Proteins from a genomic interval of Lolium perenne isolate Kyuss_39 chromosome 1, Kyuss_2.0, whole genome shotgun sequence:
- the LOC127297681 gene encoding chlorophyllide a oxygenase, chloroplastic — protein sequence MTTAASLFRVSHLLIKPSFRCLSRKGVGRYGEIKVYAVLRDDGADYLKDNGPWEALFHVDDPGPRVPIELGKFLDAKQVLNVVRFNIQYCDWRARQDLLTIICAPQQGGGGSESFSERLQVRRKLEEKSCRVTGGPGKSSQPETFKEIQEEDLQNMFMQYKNTVIMMPTSGEVKIAFPMNMFMQSCQVIKPR from the exons ATGACCACAGCGGCTTCGCTGTTCCGGGTGTCCCATCTGCTCATCAAGCCCTCCTTCAGGTGCCTCTCCAGAAAG GGCGTCGGCAGGTATGGCGAAATCAAGGTGTACGCGGTGCTCAGGGACGACGGCGCTGACTATCTGAAGGACAACGGCCCCTGGGAGGCCCTGTTCCATGTGGACGACCCTGGGCCAAGGGTTCcgattgagttgggcaagttcctgGACGCCAAGCAGGTGCTCAACGTCGTCCGCTTCAACATCCAGTACTGCGACTGGAGGGCCCGGCAGGATCTGCTCACCATCATTTGTGCTCCACAACAAG GTGGTGGAGGTTCTGAATCCTTTAGCGAGAGACTTCAAGTCCGTCGGAAACTTGAGGAAAAATCTTGCCGGGTTACAGGAGGACCTGGCAAAAGCTCACAACCAG AAACATTCAAGGAGATCCAAGAGGAAGACCTCCAGAATATGTTTATGCAGTACAAGAATACCGTTATCATGATGCCTACATCAGGGGAAGTGAAGATTGCCTTTCCTATGAATATGTTTATGCAGTCTTGTCAGGTGATAAAGCCCCGCTGA